The window TAAAAACGCGCTCGCAAATCGGTTGGCTTGGGATTCTGTTGCTCTATCCCCCGTTTGGACGCCAACGTGAATGGTCAAATGTCCAATTTCGTGCGCGATTCCAAATCGGGTACGGCAAGCCGATTTCCCTTCAGCATTTAACGTAATAACCGGCCGCCGAGTGGCAAACGAAATGGCGTCGATCTCGTCCGCTAACCCATCCGTTTTAACCAATACCGCACCAGCATTCTCAGCAACGCGGCTCATGTTGGCAATTGGTCCTAAGCCTAGCCCCCAATGAGACCGGCTTATTTCAGCAACGCGTTCAATCTCTTCGGGCGTTGATACCTCTTCATGCAGAAAATCGTAATTCGGAAATTCTAGATTCTGGTCAAGAACGGACACCAATCTCTTAAACAACTCGCCCTGAGCACGGGCGACCTGTTTAAGCGCAACTTTCGTGGTCAGCTGTTTACGGAAATGGCATTGCTCGTCCGAAATCGGCATCGGATCAACTTCCCTAAAAAATCGGGGTAGCACGTCCAAAGCTTCAGCTAAAGCTGTTTCCAGGTTTTCATGCGGAGGCTCTAAGCCTGATTCCAACCGGCTAAGATATTGTTTTGACTTATTGACTCTATCAGCCAAATCCTGCAAAGAAAGCCCGTGAAACAATCGAGCAAGCCGAAGGTTTTGCCCAAGGAAATCAGCGGTCATAGCCGATTGGCCTCGTCTGCGGATTCTGCGACTGATTTTTTCGGTTTGACGGCAGGTTTGCCTATCTCAACAGCTTCAGGAACAGCAACCGTATTAACGCTATGGAAAGTTCTGATCACGCCAGACTCCCATTGACATCTCACAACATCAGTCGCATCGAATCCGAGAAAAACAACTGAAGGCTCAGCATCATCATTGATGCCTTGATCAATGATGAAACAGTAACGGCACGGTTCCTCGTCGCTATCAACATCATCAAAAAATGACATTTGATAACGATTGGCCATTAAAACGGCTTTTTTCTTTGGGCTGTTCGGATCGTCACTACTGAATCGACAAGGCACGCTTCCAATTGTGAAGACCAAATCATTGGCGCTATTAATGATCTGTAACCAAGGATAGGTTTTCGCCAACGCCAACCGCTTAATCCGGTTTTTTTGCCTTCCGAATGCAGTACAGCCGCGGGTATAGTTATCATCTGTTTCAGAAGAAAGATCGTCGAGCGTTTTGTAGTGTTCATCTAGTAACAACTCTGCGACGATGGATAAACGTTCGTGAGTCAAATCCGAGTGGTAATGTATAGGTTGAGGAAGCATTCGCTCTCCAAATTGTGCAAGAATTGAAAATCGTCAACCTAATAATTGTGCATTTCTACTATTTTGTCAACTAAACAATTCGGATTCATTTGAATCCTCAGCCGAACTTTCGGTTAGCTTCTTCTCAACGGGATCGTCGGTTTGTTTCCTAGCGTGGGTCATAGCTAATGGTAACCAAGTTCCCTCTGACCTTTAGCGCAGCCGCATGCATTCGATAAGCCTCGTCATCATCGACCGCATGACTGCGAAAATCAGCAAATCCAGTTCGCTTTAGAAATTGCGCCAAATCCCACGTCTCCTGTTCGGATAACGAAACGCTCAAGCATATTTCATTCGGATTGGCGGTCATTGCACACCTGCTTTATCCGAGTCGGTCTCATCAACCACTGAATCCTCATCTTCGGAAAGTCGCTCTGGCTCATCCAACAGCCCTGATTCCTGCCGCGCTAACCGTACCTCATCACCATGCCCTTGAGCATACGCCGCCTGATGGGCATACCGTTCCATCGTCACAATTTTATTCGCCAGCCGCTGTAACCGCTGCTGCCACTCTAGGCGGGCCGCAATGCAATGTTTGTTGGAGATGATCTGGCACAGCCACAAGGTATCCATCACGATCATCAACTGATCGAGCAAACGAATCAACTCGACGAATTGCGCTATCTGGGGCGAGGCAATTTTCGCCACAAATTCCCTGGGGTGCGTATACGTGGGCGTTTCGCTGATGCCGTTGTCGGCCTTGAGTTTTTCCAGCCGTAACTTTTCCTGCTGAAGTTGCTCCGCGCATTCGGCAATCATCTGACTGACGAGGCTTTCGATTTCATCGACGGTCTCTTCCCGGCCGATGATGCGCAAGATCACGTCGATCGCATACAGGGACACCATTAGCCGGTGATAGCTGTTACGGATAACACGTATGGCTTGTTCGCTGTTGATGCTAAACGTACGTTCAAATATCGGCCGACTGATGGCGCGACGCTGGGCTGGTTTGGGCAGTGGAGCTACTTCGGACATGACCGTTTCCTGATGTGGACGAATGGTTCATGATCGTAAGCCAGATTCTTTTTAGCCTATCCGCAGACGATGACGAATTCGGCATCAGCTGCAAGAGCCCTTCAAAAAAATTCTGCTTCAATACCCGCCAACGGAATTGGTTGGCCATCGGCCTTCTCTTTCTCCCCAGACTTTCTCGGCTGGTCTTTCATGACTGCCTTGATCCGGCTTCGGTCGGCGTTCCGTTTTTAAGCGGCGACGGTGGTTTTCCATCGGCGTGTCAGGTGCGTCAAGCCTGATGTGAGTATTAATTGTTTAACCCTGCCGGGCGTATCGATTCCCCCAGGGATTCGAGGCGCCGGCATGCCCATCGCCGCGCCGCTGGGTATTGTTTTCGTTGAGTCGGGCGCGGCCGACAGGAGGAATGTCATCATGGCCAATCGCGGCGTGAACAAAGTCATCTTGCTGGGCCGCCTCGGCGCCGATCCGGATGTTCGCTTTATGCCCAATAACGGCGGCAAAGTAGTCGCCGTCCGTTTGGCAACCAGCGAAGTCTGGAGCGATCCAAAAAACGGCAAACAGGAGCGGACCGAATGGCATCGAGTGGTGTTTTTCAAAAAACTCGCCGATACCGCCGAGCAGTATTTGCACAAAGGTAGCCAGATCTACATCGAAGGCCGTTTGCGTACCCAGCAATGGGGCCAAGCAAATGACAAGCGGTACCGTACCGAAATCGTCGCCTTTGAATTGCAGATGCTGGATCGCCCTAGTGCATCGGCAGCCGCCAACAGTTCGTCATCATCGCCAGCAGCCCCTGAGGACGCCGATTGGGATGACGAATACAGCGATATGCCGATTCATTAAACCCCGGCGCGCCGATTATTGGCGTTCGATGGTTTGACGGTTACACCGCCGACCCTTTTCAGGTTTCGGTATTTCAACCCCCTGGGGAACTCCATTCCCCGGCGGGCAATGGCGTTCCCTTTTTTTATTGAAGGAGACCCACCATGAGCCAAAACAACCGCAACAATTTACCCAAAACTCGTGACTTGCCGATGCCGGCTGTTGTGCAACAAAGCTACGGTCTGTCGGAACAATCCTGGAAAGTACTGACGGAAGTGACCTTCCCGACAGCCAAAACACCGGAAGCCATCCTGATGGCGCTGGATTATTGCAAGGCCCGCAAGCTCGATATCTTCAAAAAGCCGGTGCATATCGTGCCGATGTGGAGTGCCGCTTTAGGCCGCAATGTCGAAACCGTCTGGCCGTCCATCATGGAAATTCAGACCACCGCATCCCGAACCGGTGTTTGGGCCGGCATGGATAGGCCCGTCTGGGGTCCTGATGTTACCAAGACTTTTACCGGTCGCTATAAGGACGACAACGAGCAATGGCAGGAATCTAGTGTCACCGTGACTTTTCCCGAATGGGTGGCGGTTACTGTGTATCGGATCGTCGGCGGCAAACGATGCGCCTTTACCGAGGAAGTCTACTGGCTGGAGGCTTATAGCACGGCCGGCGGTAAAAACTCGCAAGTGCCGACCGCCATGTGGATCAAACGCCCCAAGGGGCAATTATCCAAATGCGGTAAAGCAGCGTCGCTCAGGGCAGCCTTTCCGGAGGAATGCGGCTATGCCGCCGAGGAAATGGATGGCAAAACGCTCGACGACCTCACCGACGCTACCGTCATTGATGGCGAAGCGACTGTGTGGGAAGGCGATGCAGGGGATCGGTTTGCCGAATCACCCGAGCACACGCCTCAGGTGATCAACTTGTCGCAAATCCATCCCAAGGTGCAAAAGGCCGTAGCGGAATTGGTACGTCGTACCAAGGCGGCAGGTGCCTGGAAAGCAGCCTACGACTATGCCCACCAGAAGTTCAAAGGCATCGACCTGACCTTTGCGTTGGCCGAGTTGGACAAGGTATCGCAAGTTGAACCCAAGGCAACACAAGCCCTGGAACAAACCGAAAACACTGGCATGCCACCCTTGTCCGCGAAAGACATGGCGATGAATCAGGCCCGTCAAACCCTGGGGCACGCGGCGTAGAAACGCTGCAATCCTAAATTCTTTAACCACCCACGAGGGCGTCATGATTCGCCCATGGGGTAGGACATGGCGCTCTTCATTTATCAGGAGAGGTCATGAACACAAACGATCAATCATTAAACCGCGTGCCCTGTCATACCGACTGGCAACGTTACGATTCACCCACGGTGTTACGCCGTCACGGCCGTGGTTTTCTGGAACGCCTGTGGCGACCCCAGGCCAACGAACCGAACCCGCAGCCCTTGAGCCAACCGGAACTGACAACGCTGGCCGAGAGTTTTGGCGGTGTGTGTCTGCCGGCGCAAGACGAACTGCTGTTGCTGTTCGGCGATGGCCATTGGGCCCGGCGTTGCCAGACCCAGTTGCACAAGCTCGGTATCGAGTCGGTGCGCTTCGGTTGCCAAGTGCAGTTGACCGGATCTTCGCGATGAAGGTCATCGACGTTTCGCAACGTTCAGCCGCCTGGCGGCAATGGCGTTCACAAGGCGTCAGTGCCAGCGAAGCGGCCATCGTCATGAACCGCTCGCCATACAAAAGCCATTGGCGGCTCTGGGCGGAGAAGATCGGCTTGGTGCTGGAAGCCAGCCTGGACAACAACCCGTTGATCCGGGCCGGCATCCAGCAAGAGCCCGAGGCTTTGCAACGCTTCGAGGATAAACACGATCTGATGTTGTTGCCGCTGTGCGGCGAGTCGGAGCAGTTTCCGTTGATGCGGGCTTCGTTCGACGGCTTGTCCGAATCGAATGAGCCCGTGGAAATAAAATGTCCGCATGAAACCACGTTTCTGGATGTAGTGTTGAATCGGGAAGCTTCCGAGGCCTATCAACTGTATTGGTGCCAAGTCCAGCAACAACTGCTGGTTTCCGAAGCGCAACGCGGTTTTCTATTCTTCTACCACCAAGGCCAGGACATCGAGTTCGAAATTCAGCGCGATGAGACCTTTCTCACTGAACTGGTCAATACCGCGATGGACTTCTGGTCGGCGGTCAAAACGAAAAAGGAGCCGAGTAAGGATCCCGAACGCGATTTGTATTTACCCAAGTGTGATGCGGAACAGCAATGGCAACAACTGGCGGCGAGTTATCGCAATCGTGCCGTGAAAATCGCGGATTTGAAAGCTGAGCTAGCAACCTTGGAGGATAGTCA of the Methylomonas sp. MK1 genome contains:
- a CDS encoding helix-turn-helix domain-containing protein yields the protein MTADFLGQNLRLARLFHGLSLQDLADRVNKSKQYLSRLESGLEPPHENLETALAEALDVLPRFFREVDPMPISDEQCHFRKQLTTKVALKQVARAQGELFKRLVSVLDQNLEFPNYDFLHEEVSTPEEIERVAEISRSHWGLGLGPIANMSRVAENAGAVLVKTDGLADEIDAISFATRRPVITLNAEGKSACRTRFGIAHEIGHLTIHVGVQTGDRATESQANRFASAFLMPRAYFIKECQKALRGTRLNWQALSDIKMRWGVSKAAILYRGRQLGVFSEEQYRSGVITLRRHGEALQEHEDRDMVQEKPEVIFDSMKVLAEQCGMSRKMIADLMFVKPELIDKLVGVKADESIHNNIVSLQYHRSLN
- a CDS encoding DUF7706 family protein; this translates as MTANPNEICLSVSLSEQETWDLAQFLKRTGFADFRSHAVDDDEAYRMHAAALKVRGNLVTISYDPR
- the ssb gene encoding single-stranded DNA-binding protein, whose protein sequence is MSINCLTLPGVSIPPGIRGAGMPIAAPLGIVFVESGAADRRNVIMANRGVNKVILLGRLGADPDVRFMPNNGGKVVAVRLATSEVWSDPKNGKQERTEWHRVVFFKKLADTAEQYLHKGSQIYIEGRLRTQQWGQANDKRYRTEIVAFELQMLDRPSASAAANSSSSSPAAPEDADWDDEYSDMPIH
- the bet gene encoding phage recombination protein Bet: MSQNNRNNLPKTRDLPMPAVVQQSYGLSEQSWKVLTEVTFPTAKTPEAILMALDYCKARKLDIFKKPVHIVPMWSAALGRNVETVWPSIMEIQTTASRTGVWAGMDRPVWGPDVTKTFTGRYKDDNEQWQESSVTVTFPEWVAVTVYRIVGGKRCAFTEEVYWLEAYSTAGGKNSQVPTAMWIKRPKGQLSKCGKAASLRAAFPEECGYAAEEMDGKTLDDLTDATVIDGEATVWEGDAGDRFAESPEHTPQVINLSQIHPKVQKAVAELVRRTKAAGAWKAAYDYAHQKFKGIDLTFALAELDKVSQVEPKATQALEQTENTGMPPLSAKDMAMNQARQTLGHAA
- a CDS encoding YqaJ viral recombinase family nuclease, whose protein sequence is MKVIDVSQRSAAWRQWRSQGVSASEAAIVMNRSPYKSHWRLWAEKIGLVLEASLDNNPLIRAGIQQEPEALQRFEDKHDLMLLPLCGESEQFPLMRASFDGLSESNEPVEIKCPHETTFLDVVLNREASEAYQLYWCQVQQQLLVSEAQRGFLFFYHQGQDIEFEIQRDETFLTELVNTAMDFWSAVKTKKEPSKDPERDLYLPKCDAEQQWQQLAASYRNRAVKIADLKAELATLEDSQAAIENTLVLLMGEYVAAEHSGLRISRFQSQGAIDYKAALHALQPDVQAAVLEVYRKPSATRVRVTCRDDDGKHAEVPFDAQALKDLAGVDFWF